The region tggATATTTATTTGAAAAAATGAGTTATTTAGATTAAAAAAATCTCAATTTTTATCGAATTTGACCAGTTCGATTGCTTATCCGATTTCAACAATCAGACCAGATCAATGACCCATTCGATTCCCGATTTAACCGATACTACCAACAAATTCGGTGTGGTTTTTAAAGCATTGCTTCTATTTTTTCTCCCTATTCTCTTTCCTAACACATATTAGTTATTCTCAAAATAAATGAGTTTTTTGTTTGAGAGAAcatttatattttttaaatctTAGTTATCTTATGTTATTTCATTAGATTCCGTTTTATCTAATATCACAAACATACTCATTAGAAATTTGTTTTTCAAAAACACAGTAAGTTCATATTTCACATGATAGTCTTAGAATTATGGATTAGATTTAACCCAATCCTACAATGAGTTTGAAGGTGTTCACAATGCAGAAAATCTAGAATAGATTATTGCTAGCATCTTCGAATTATAGGTCAGACTTAACTCAATTTTATAAAAATGACTTATAAAATAGAACACACTAAACTTTTAAAAAACCGAAATAGACTATATCTATAAACAATGTTGGATCAAACTCCCTCCTTCAAACTCACTGAATGAAAGTATTATAGACTACAATAAAGACAACTCAAATAATTCAATTAGGCGGCTAAGGGCGAACCGCTGCAGAATTTACATCGAAAATTCATGTACAAAACATGCATTAAAATTTCTATATTTCTTAAAATATCATTCATGCATAACTATAGTGACTTTAACTTCTAAGATTCTAAAGCAATTTTAAGGGTTGTATCATCTAAATGATATTGATATTGAAGATGCATGAGCTAGATTTCAAGCTCCTAACATCTTTAATgtttcaattttcaaatttttgctAATTGAAATCATAGTCATACCTTTAGATGAACATGGACCTTCAATCTCATAGTTATCATTTTAACTCACCATCAATTGCGCCAAAAGGAGATCTTCTCATCTATACCCATGCATCTAGGGATGTATACATTATAATAGTAATTCATCATGCATCCAATAGATTTAGATGGAAAGTACTCCATGGTGAGCTTCCAAATTTTGTGACACTTGAAAGTAGATTCAATGCTACTAGAGATTCAAATCCTTTCTCATCTTCCATTGTCCATGATTTCAAAACATCTTTCTTGTTATCAAACTTCTAACTTGAGAAGGCGGTATTATCATTCGATTATAAGTACTCTCTAGCTTCACTGAATCTTTTTAACACAATCAACTGATTCATCGTTCTCATTCGAGCTTGAGTCGGGCCTACCTTTTTTAAGACTTTTTGCATTATTTCTAGATAAAGAAGGATATGGCCAAATTTGGGTGCCTAACCACTTCAAACAATCATCACTATCATATTGTTTTATGTTGGTTGTGGCCTCCCATTTAGGAACTTCAGCTTGAAACCTAGGTCCAACGGGAACAAATGGCCTTGGAAGATGGTTACTTCTAGAAGGTAAGTAAGGTAAAAATTTCTTTCGAGAGTCAACAAAATCCATGTCTTCTTCTTTTAGTTTTTCCTTGATTGATTCCGGGATATCATAAGAATTACTATTATCATCCATTAAATCTCTAGCATGAATATAAAAATTATCTTCGTTCATAAGATAACTTGATCGCTTcataaaatcttcaacatcacTAAGGTGAGAATAGTCTTGTCTAGAAATAACACAAAATTCTACTCCATCATTTTGAGCAGGGGAATCATATTTGTGTCTTGTTGGTAAACTAATATTTTTTCCATCTGATGGTGTTGAACATAAGACAGGAGATGATTTTCTTTTTTGATCTATGGCATTATCAGTACCATACTTCTTTTTACCGACACGTTCAGAATTAGTAGCAAATTTATCACCACTTATGTATTGCTTACATTTCCTCTTCTGAAATATAACATAGAATAAAATAATTGTGGCACTATTACAGAGAAAAAAATATTTACACAACCTATACACTATCTTAGATAGTTATATCGAGTTTTGATTAGTCTCTATAATTTGGTAAAAGTTATATAAATTTTTAactaataaaatatatttaaaaacGTATATGTTAGAGAGATCGTTGTTAGCACTCTTTTTTTTCCTGCAATTCTGTTGTGTTATGTCGAAGCAATGAAGACTTACACATACAACGTGTATGACTATCGGATATGATATGTATCGAATACATCATTAACCAATATATTTATAAATCTCGTCTCCAAGTCTCGTAACATTTTATTTAAATCTTTTAATAACTCTTTAAGTCAGATTATATTATCGGTAAAAAAATATATATCGCGGTACTAACTCTTGTATGTGTTTCGTAAGTTCATCTATAATTAAAGTAAAAAGATAAAGGTTTAGGATTGAATCTAGGTGCAATTTTATTGTTATGAGAAAATCGTTCATCTCTCTACCATGTGTATGCAAACTAGTCCATACTCTCTCATACATAAGAAAATCCTAACtctttcttttctagaattttCCACAAAATCTCTTTGACACATCATCATACGTCTTATCCAAATCTTCCAAATCTGGGAAACTTAAGAGCAAGTCTTGCTCATCTACTTGATACTACTTCATCAAATGTCGTAGTAGTAAATAAATTATTTCCATGAATAAAATTTGACAAATCAATTCTATGGAACATGAACTCCAACACAGACACCCAATATAACACAGACAACTTACTCTAGCTTTTGACCTATTTTcccttttttatttttattctatGGCAGGACAGTTTCTAATGTCAAATGAACCGAACACATGTATGATTCAACCCATGGAACCTCACTTTAATTACATTAGTCtataatattaaaaataatttgataGAAATTGACACTTGACATAAATAGACAAAAAATTATACTCTTGTGATAGATATTTGCAACTTCTCTTATATTAAAAACAAATTGCAATAGTTGAAAAGTAAATATGTATACATACCTCTGAAACTTTAGAACTACAATTCAACAGCATGGAAACATCGAGCTTTTGATTTTGAAGAGTATTATGTGATGACTTTTTATCACAAGATTTGGAAGTTGTTTCTTTTGACCATATCATCGTATCTCTACCAATAATGCTACTCTCTTCGCACTATTAAAAAAAACATGCTAATTAAAAATTTAAGTAAGTGCGTTTAATCTTTTAAATTTTATATAAACAAGTTAAATTTATTAATCAGCATTTTTATATTTAATGAAAAAATTCATTCAACTTGCATTTAATATTTAGAATATTCATGATTTATTGTACTATAACAATCAAATTTTATTTCAATAAATGAGATATTACATAGATCAAATAATAGTGTAATGTATCAAAAATCACTCGTCTATTCTACTAATTATAGTTCtttttcaaacttttcttttATAAATTTTTCTAAGATTTGATAACCCATGTACTTTCCTATTATTAAATTCataataatttaatatttattgGTTCATTTTAGTCCCGTAATTTATTCTGGATTCATTCTGGTCTCGTAATTTAAAAATGGTCCATGTTTGTTTCATGACTTTTCTTAACTCTTCAAAATATACCATGTTAATCTTTAACTCTTTAAAATGTATCATATTAGTCTGTTAACTCTTCAAAACGTATTGTGTTAGTCCTTTTTGTCTAATTAGCGATGGATTTAGCGACTAATTTTTGAATTTTTCCATCACTAATTAGATTAAAAAGAGTAATATGATACATTTTGAACAATTGAAGGACCAATATGGATTTTTTTACATTAAAGAACCAAAATGAACCCCGAGTtttgttgagaatgtatcaagtgtgagtagtgtgggtaatagtctcacattggttaggaatgtggagacttgagcatttataagtgagagaacccactcacatatcaccttaaggttttgggtgaatatgtggtgtgtctatcacaaaggtgttgctcaaaaagaagaagtctcacaatgttcaatgctccctagtgaaaaaaCTCCTCAAACAAATGGTATCATGAGCTTTTGGTTCGAGAAAAGGGACCGACTTACTTGTATCAAAAGTCAACGGCGCCACAAGGGTGGTGAGTAAGAATCATTctgttgaagagtgtcaacggcGCCAGGATGGTGAATAAGAAATATTTCGTGCGGTACAATAGTTTTGGTAGTAAGAAGAGTTTCCACTTGAGGGGGAGCATGGTAGACTCACACTTGAGGGtgagtgttgagaatgtatcaagtgtgagtagtgtggtTAATAATCCCACATTGGTTGGAAATGTGGACACTTAAGgatttataagtgagagaacccactcacctatcaccttaaggttttgggtgaatatgtggtgtgtctaTTACAAAGGTGTTGCTTAAAAAGAAGTTTCACAATATTCAATACTCCATAGTGAAAAAACTCCCCCAATAAATTTAACATACAATACCAAAAGAGATATTAAGTCATTCATAAATCTTCTATTTACATTTCAAACCACATAAATATAATTTCCACCATCTTTTCTACTTAAATGATTTAAATACTCGGTTTAATATTATCATTCCTAATTTTAATTCATCTAATTTTAACACATTCATTTCAACATACTCGTCTCTTTTACATTTAGTTTATTTTCATGGTACTCTTTACTATCCAATATTTTATTTCATACAACGTCGTTGGTCATACAACTacaagaacaagaacaacaaaTATTAACCAAGTTTTATCCTATTAAGTGGAATTGGATATATAGATCAAATTACTACGTAATGTTCTATCCAATATCATGTTTCTATCTAATTCGTTAATTTAAAAAATAACTTAATAGTTTCTCTTTAAAAAAATTTAAACCTCCATCTATCTTTAACTATTTGACTTGTTTCAATATGATCTAGGGCccgtttgttttggcttttttttaaaatgatttttatagtgttatatattttagtgtagaaaaatttacaaagaaacttttcataaaagcttcaaatgaaaattttgtttgaataattattcttaaaatgttattttaggtattttatcattttatcgaaactttttttggatatcaaattttcaaaaaatcacttaattttgaagctatttcaaatagcttttcataaaaatcatttttaaaatacaacttttgaaaaaattatgattttgactatgttttgatcttcaataatgtatatttatgttatagaatgaacaatttaatcttttaatttatagaaaacaaatttagaaaaacttataatattttgaaaaacatttttgtaaaatccattttcaaaaatacaaagaaaaaatccattttttttaaGCTAAAACAAACTGGTCCCTACTCTCCTAATTGAATCCATAAATCTTCTCTCAATTTATCCAAATAATCTAAACTTATTTTTCACCCTTTTTTCTAATATCTAATATAAATTCTACCCACAACAATTTTTCTCATAGTatcatttttactttaaaatagAACAGTTAATTTTGTATGTGCACAAACAAGTTCAATGAGATTTTAGTTTTCATTCAAACCTTAGAGTATGTTGGATGAGGAAGTATACGAGAAAAAAAGAAACGCCTTTCTTTTAAGAGATGATGTTGTAACCTAAAAATGATGAAGAAAAAATTTGTCTTTTatccaaaataaaataaattatacTATGATAAAAACAAGAAAAAAGATAAATTATAGACATATAATTCAATAATTATGAAGAAGACATTAGTCTTTTACCCAAAGTAGAGAAGTAgagaaaagtttgagagaaaGATAAATGGTATTTCATGGAATGAAATGGTAGCTAATTTGATTTCATATTCAATTTTTAAAATTTTACctaaataataaagaaaaatttATATTCTAATTCACTCCGCTTCATTCCATTAAATTTCATTCAATTATACTTTGTTGAGATCcatcaaacaaaacaaaatataAAGGAATGAGACATAATGAAACTAAGCAGAATGAGATATAATAAAACAGAATGAAATAAAAATGACATTTTATTGTTTGAGTATTTTATAATAGAATAGAACAATTTTATCACCACAAAAATCAGATAGTAAAACAAATAATGGAAAGTCATGAAATGCATTCTATCCGGTTTCACTCTATTCcatcattttttttaattaatcTAAATAGAGATGATAGTAGATAGGGTTTGGGCAGGGTACTATAATACCCGTTTCTGTACCACGATTTAAAAGAGTTCATGTATCCGAACTCACACCCGTGTGGGCATCAATTTTCGTAATCGTACTTGTATCATATGTGTAACTAAGTACCTATATTTATATTCGTTTATCCGCATTtctaataaaaataatatatCATTTATAACTGATCATGTCATTTTAAATTTTTGACAATATTCAAAGATAGTATTGTTGAGTTAAAAAATAAACAGATAATATTGTTGAgttaaaaaataaacaaatattaTATTAAAATGCATACAAATTTAATAGTTATACATTTAATAAATTTCATAAATTAACATCTATGcataataataaaagtaaaaatatataaatatatattatgtGGGTATGAAGCGAAGTGGGTACTAAATGACTCGTACTTGTACTCATATTCACTTATTTTCGTGAGTAATTGTATGTGCCTATATCCATTTTGTGGGTTTTTCCCATATCCATTGTGAGTGACTTTTATAGGTGTCCACTCGGAATCCGTCCAATTGTCATCCCTAAATCCAAACACTAGAACATATGTGTAGATCATTCTATTACATCTCATTCTATTTCATTTAGTCAATTCAAACATATCCTTAATTTTCTAATCTTTGTTTAATTTTAAACATTGGTTATCATTAACATATTTTATATAGTGcttattattaatattttaagTTTTTTATATGGTATAAcaacaaaaattaaattttaaaaaaaatatttgaacTCATCATCTAATATAACTTTTTACAAATCAAGAGAATTTTAATTTTTGAATAAAAATAATCCCAAAACTCTCCCTATTTATATCCTTCTATTTTCCTCATTCAATTTTTCTCTCTGTTGTGGGTTCGAATTTGCATATCTACATCTAATATCTCTTCATAACCACCAACTTAATAATTTAATGAGAGAAGTCTTACAAATTTTTATTTAGACaaaaaattatatattattatatgaATTTAGAGTAAAAAAAGATTCAAAACAAGTTAAGCATTTCAATTTGAGATAATTATGAATAGAAAAAAGAATGTGACAATTAATTATAGATAGGGTGCTCATGGATAAGGGTCAACCCGTAAATCCGCACCCGTAAATCCGCTCGTAGAATTCTTATTTTTACCCAATTCAATAATGTACGAGTCCAACCGAAACAACCCATTCAAACTAATTGATATTTGATCCGGGTAACGGTTTGAAGTTTTAAATCTAGGAACCCGCAAATCCGTGAACCCAATTCATTGACATATCACGATATTATTATGTAACATAATTCTTACCATGCATATGTTTTTTTGAAATATAATTACAGTTTTACTAATTATACTTTACACCATTTAACGTATTACGAAATCGAGAGGATAAATTTTTTTATtcaaaaataaatatattttacttttaaaattatattttaaaccaTTTA is a window of Lathyrus oleraceus cultivar Zhongwan6 chromosome 6, CAAS_Psat_ZW6_1.0, whole genome shotgun sequence DNA encoding:
- the LOC127092773 gene encoding uncharacterized protein LOC127092773 produces the protein MIWSKETTSKSCDKKSSHNTLQNQKLDVSMLLNCSSKVSEKRKCKQYISGDKFATNSERVGKKKYGTDNAIDQKRKSSPVLCSTPSDGKNISLPTRHKYDSPAQNDGVEFCVISRQDYSHLSDVEDFMKRSSYLMNEDNFYIHARDLMDDNSNSYDIPESIKEKLKEEDMDFVDSRKKFLPYLPSRSNHLPRPFVPVGPRFQAEVPKWEATTNIKQYDSDDCLKWLGTQIWPYPSLSRNNAKSLKKGRPDSSSNENDESVDCVKKIQ